ggcgccttcaTGCCAGTGtctagggcgccctcaagctccatgagggtgccctctgctcagcatccagggcgccctcaagctccatgaggcaTGAGAGCGTCCTCTTCTCAGcatccagggcaccctcaagcaccatgagggcgccctcgggCCTTGCTGCAAGAGGGTCTTCTCTAGGTTACTTTGAGGAACATACTCCAattcacttcctgcaaaatacgttagtacaacataccctgcaaaacagagttaggacATAATAAGACATAGACTTTGACAGTCATTGGACTATCCAGTTCTGACtacggattttcgaccggaaaccctaggtcgaaccgacacctactgttccctcaccggggaacgcgtcctcacctactccactcaggagagtttacctgttccTAGTTGATCcttcagaccaactggacttttgctcagtgcccgagACTCCAGGACTTTCCGCTAGACATCCGCTCCATGAtccgcccagtctttcacctggttcgcgacaccaagacttttcacctagagtcctcgactctaggacttttgtctgaagccctcgacctgccaagacttcctgcctagggttagcaccccctaggacctagagttaccgctccctagggttttccctttgcctaaccgcagctaggacttttcctcacctagggttaccaccccctaagatttttcacctgcctaaccgcagttatgacttttgcctaagtacacttgggactttcctacaatctcatttaacttgttagataacaaaacaacctaactttgaatcctttgatataatcaaaacacaggttcgatcgtcggatgcttcccgcaccaacaaatgcTTGCACAAACGATAAAATAGTTTAAGGACATCGCGTCTACTGTCAGCCAGTAAGCAAACAAATCTTcataagggaaggttcaaagggtaaaacttaTCTATCTTATACTAGACTCAACggctgaatgctatcacatactctATCTCAATTCATgtaggggattgttggatatatatgaatggagaagaggtggaagagaaaagaagctctccattgtgaatgggactttagtcccatattggaagtttcaaggtatattagttggtttatattgattcacatacattgatgatgtgaacaaatacatggggagagactctctctcacgcgtgggtgagCAGGAGGTGGGAGTGCAAATCCTGGGCTCGGATTGCACTGAAACATGTTAACTCGTGTGCGAGCACAACCTGCGCGCCGAATCTAGACCGAttggggcaaaatttgcccaactgtaacaaccaacattttacctCGTGGATTCTTTTACTACTCAAGAAGGTAACAAAAGCATTAACCATTGTTTTCATAACCTCCCGGATAGTAATGGTCGGCCATTGATGGTCGATGACTATCATTAATCCCTGGGTATGGAATGGCCATTATTCGCCATTCAATTCTGGAAAGGGATGGTGCTCCTATATAAAGGGAGACCATGGTCTTGAGCAATACACACAGAAAAGAAGTAGTAACTCTCTACCTTCATTCCCCTCCTTCTCTATCTTGTAACTCTTGCTCAGCGGAGTGCCCATGGTTGCAGTTGGGTACCACTCAGTTCGCTGTGACTACCAGTGCTTGATAGGAATCATGGTTAATTGTTGTATCATGAAAAACAGATGACTCGAGTAAACTTCGAAGCACAGTCGAAGGTgaggtgaatctgtttcaaggaaactacaaccatcgcaggcctcggtccatTCGCTCGCACGGCCTCTCTACCCAACCGACCGCTCGGCTTCTCTGCCGATCGGCTGCTCAGCTTCTCTGCCTACTTCGCTCATCTTGTGGCTCACTCTCTCGACCGCTTGCCCACTTGGCTAAATACTTGCTTGGTTGCTCGCCTGCTCGGTCGCTCACTCGCTCGGCTAATTGCCTATTCGGCCGCTCAGTCGCTCGACTGCTCGCCTACTCGACCGCTCGCTCCCTCGGTAACTCGGCCACAAATTCACTCGGCCTCTAAGACTGCTCAGCTTCTAAGCTCGCTCGGCTGAACCACCCGGTCGACTACTCTACTTTACCCGATTGATCGCTCTGCCCAGTCGGACTCTCTGTTCAACTGCTCTGCCCACATGGCCTCTCTGTTTGCTCGACAAGTCTGCACTCAACACTTGACAAAAATCAGCTTCAGCTCCCGTTGGCagcttgagattatcagctcaggtcatttcaatagataagttgaatttaattgttTGTATTTAAATTCGGCTAATTTCATAGAATCTCCAATAGATTGTTTGTCCAATAGAGATGGTATAAAAAGGGGTCCTCTCTGTTGGCCAAgtaactttaactttaacttttaCATGCGGagcatctatatttataattctTACTACTCatctttttttccattttttcacTTAGCTActattctgacttgagcgtcgaagtgtCTGCACCAGGGACCCCCTCCCTAACGCGGTGACTAACGCTTTCTTCTGTCAATTCTTATTGTTACCACGTAGGATCGTTTGCGGGCTTAAAGTTCTCCACCTCCAATTCTCCTCACGATCAACAATAGTATCATCTACTCAGCATGTCATCTCTCTCAATTTTAAATAGGATCAACAACTAACTTGGCTAGGTAAAGCATGGATTCTCTACCCCATGCCCATGGTTAGGTTGGACCAAGATCCTAAGCTTCTGATGCTAGATCAGGTAAGGTGCTTGACCTACGTCGGGATTATGATGCAATAGAAAGAGATTAGATGAATTTATAAGATAACGTAGACTCAAATCTCATGTCGAGCCATCATCAAAGAGTATGAATTCACTATCATATActcattataataatatttttttatctacattctttttaatattaattCTCATTATTGATAGGTCTCAAAATTTactcaattatcttaaaattatatcatattaaataaatatgttttaaatatattttaaaatatttaaattattattatttttttaataataatcttgcttataaaaatataaattttattaattttaaaattttaattttttaataaataaaattttaaaaaaaacacacatATGAGATGACCCACGTTGCAATTAAACGCGTTCAATTGTTTGAACGTGTTCAAATAGGGAGTATTATAACACTCTTCTATAATGGATGTTTAACATCAAGGAGTGTTATAACATCACTATTAACGAGAATTGTAGTTGCTCTTATAGATTTTAGTGCCAAATCGAATGTGACAGTTTGCATGGTTGTGTTCGTGCCTAGCATAAGCCATGCTGGGTCGAAATTGGGTGCATATAGACATATCCATTGACACCCCTGTTTGTTAGAAGGTTTGAGGACAAAGATTAGGAGAAAGCCCTCCCTTTCCCTGCTCTCACTTTCTGGTTGCTGTTTAGTGTGCCAGATGTGTTTGCAGAAATAGCACCAAAGAAAGAGTTTTGAAGGAAGAATCTAGTTTTGCCCCAAGATCCAAATCCAATCGTTTAGTGGCACTGTCTGTGGCCACGGATGCGACAAAGACAAATCCCCCCAAAAAATTTAGAATAGCAACAGTGGACAAACTACTGCAGTTGGGAGGATATGAATGGTATCTATTCTCCACCTCTCCATTTATATCAGCTTAGTCTCTTAACTCTTTTGGCTCCCTCCTTAATCTCCATTCCAATCTACCGTGTACCTGTCGCAAcgaattccattttgttggtcTCCTCTGTCTTGTTTTGTTTGATTGCAAAACTGAACAATCTCTTTTTTGTTTTTCCTCTTTCATTGTCAAATTTAAATGGCGATTTACCAAGTACAGTAAATATTGCAAACCTTGGTTGAGTTCCTCTGTTTTTGTAGTAATATTATTCATTTAATTTCCTTTTGCAGCTTTATTTTTCGTCGACACAGGGAGCTCAGCAGCTTGTGAGCTTCGTACTAAGAACCAAAAATCGGATGGACGAGGACATGCATCTCACTCCGGGGTGGCGGCGGTGGTGGCGGCGATACGGAGATTGATCCAAGTGGTAAATGCGTCGAGGGTCTTCATGTCGGCTCGGTAGTGCTTCTGCGTGAACTCGAGCAGCGCAGGCCAGGTGAAGTCCGGGTACGCCTGCGGGTGGTCCAGGTCAACCAGTTCCGCCGGCGGCCGCACCAACCGGTCGTTGCCGGGGCAGAGGAAGAAAGCCAGCGATTTCCGCGGGACCTTATTGTTGACCACAGCCCTATGCAGGCAGCTCTTGTACCGTGCGTTCGACAGCGCCTACGTTATTGAGTATCGATCGTCGAATCGATCAGTGGGCCGAAGTTAATTGGGATTCGAGCTGTGACTGTTGATATATATACATAGGAGTTAAAACAGTTAATACCATGAAGGTGTCGCCGATATTGACGACGAAGGCGTTGGAGGAAGGGCGTATGGTGCGCCAGTGGCCATCGGCGAAGACCTGGAGGCCCTGGACGTGGTCCTGGTGAAGGATGGTGAGGGAGGTGGGGTCGCAGTGGGGACCGGTGCCCAGGGTGAGCTCCGGCTTCTGGCACGGCGGATAGTAGTTCAGCCGCATTATCGAGTCGTTCCCCTCGAAGAAGTCGCGGAAGCAGCGCCGGCCAACCCCCAGGCTCATCCCCAGCACCTCCATTATCTTCAACGACAGCTCGTTCATTGCCTCGCAGTACTTCTGGTACACCTCCCTGTGTATGTTGTCGTTATTAATCGCTAATTGGATTTACAATGTTTggaaaatgaattttattttattttattttactaaatttgttgattaaaattaaaattaaaatcacccCAAGTGGCAGAATTCCTCGCCCAGAGTGGTGACGAAATAGTTTCGAACGATGTCGTCGCCGCTGGGGGAGAACCGTAAAGAGAGAGTCTCCTTCCAGGGGAGCCTGCTGGCGAAGCGACCGGTGAAACTGCTGGCGTAGCCGCAGCTATCGCCGGGGCGCCTCTGCGCTCTCTGCTTCTCCAGCAGCGGCATCCCAAAGAAGGCCTCCATGCAGCGATGCGCCTCCTCAATCAGCGCGGCGTCGATGCCGTGGTTCACCACCTGGAAGAACCCGTGCTGCTCGCACGCCGCGGCCACCGAGCGCGCGACCGCCGCAGCATCGCCGGAGATAAGACCGCCGAGGTCGATGAGGGGGACCACCAGCTCCTCCTGCGAGTCCGGCGTCGGCTTCTCCTCCTCCGGCCACACGAACTGCGAGGGAATGTCGGCCCGGAGGCTGAGCACGGCGGCGTCGAACACCggcgcctccgcctccgcctccgccttgGGCGGTGGAAAGGTGCACAAAACCATGATTTATATAAAAAGTGCGCTACAAACGAAGCACTCTTCTGGACGAAGATCGAAGGAAAGATGAGAGAACAAGTGGAGAAGAAATATTCAAGCGTCAAATGATGAGTGCGGAGAAATAGGTAGTAAAAAAGAGCGAGTGGTAACGAGAAGAGTTCAATGTGATTATGATGTGGCTTTTTACTACTCCCTTATCCGCTCCTTATATAGTGGAAACACAGAGACCATCTCTCATCATCCGCCTTCCAATAATCACTAGATCCTCACGCTACCGCCACATCTGATCGACCACCACAACATGTCTTAATTAGTTTACTCATCATAATgcatccttttttttttaaatatttttgtttttatcaatCATAAATGCATTTTCAAGTTTATCAGTAA
This window of the Zingiber officinale cultivar Zhangliang chromosome 3B, Zo_v1.1, whole genome shotgun sequence genome carries:
- the LOC122055196 gene encoding gibberellin 20 oxidase 1-D-like; the protein is MVLCTFPPPKAEAEAEAPVFDAAVLSLRADIPSQFVWPEEEKPTPDSQEELVVPLIDLGGLISGDAAAVARSVAAACEQHGFFQVVNHGIDAALIEEAHRCMEAFFGMPLLEKQRAQRRPGDSCGYASSFTGRFASRLPWKETLSLRFSPSGDDIVRNYFVTTLGEEFCHLGEVYQKYCEAMNELSLKIMEVLGMSLGVGRRCFRDFFEGNDSIMRLNYYPPCQKPELTLGTGPHCDPTSLTILHQDHVQGLQVFADGHWRTIRPSSNAFVVNIGDTFMALSNARYKSCLHRAVVNNKVPRKSLAFFLCPGNDRLVRPPAELVDLDHPQAYPDFTWPALLEFTQKHYRADMKTLDAFTTWINLRIAATTAATPE